A region from the Sutcliffiella horikoshii genome encodes:
- a CDS encoding long-chain-fatty-acid--CoA ligase gives MEQVVNKPWLSLYPEEIPHEINFEERTLQSYLKQAAEEYPTKTAISFLGKKLTFEEVYDQSLKLANYLKGLGIEKGDRVSIMLPNCPQAVISYYGVLFAGGIVVQTNPLYMERELEYQVNDSGSEVIITLDILYPRVSKVKALTKLKHVIVTGIKDYLPFPKNMLYPFVQKKQYGIVVKVEHSGQNHLFTEIIKQSDAQTIDVPIDPKEDLALLQYTGGTTGFPKGVMLTHMNLVSNTMMSVKWMYRCKRAQEKVIGILPFFHVYGMTAVMNLSIMQAFEMVLLPKFDPETTLKAIQKEKPTLFPGAPTIYIALLNHPDIKKYDLSSIDSCISGSAALPVEVQEQFERVTGGKLVEGYGLSEASPVTHANFLWDERVSGSIGIPWPNTESVILSMENGELAPTGEIGEIAVRGPQIMKGYWNRKEETEAVLKDGWLLTGDLGYMDERGYFYVVDRKKDMIIAGGFNIYPREIEEVLYEHEEIQEVVVAGIPDAYRGETVKAYIVKKSGSKLTEEELDQYTRKHLAAYKVPRYYEFRDELPKTAVGKILRRALVEEEKQKIAK, from the coding sequence ATGGAGCAAGTAGTGAATAAGCCGTGGCTATCACTTTATCCAGAAGAAATACCTCATGAGATCAACTTCGAAGAGCGAACACTGCAGTCTTATTTGAAACAAGCGGCGGAAGAATATCCAACAAAAACGGCTATCAGCTTCCTCGGCAAAAAGTTAACATTTGAAGAAGTGTATGATCAATCTTTAAAACTGGCAAACTACTTAAAAGGACTTGGAATTGAAAAAGGCGACAGAGTGTCAATCATGCTCCCAAACTGTCCTCAAGCTGTCATCAGCTATTATGGCGTCTTATTTGCCGGGGGCATTGTGGTGCAGACAAATCCACTATACATGGAACGTGAACTCGAATACCAGGTCAATGACTCCGGCTCCGAGGTCATTATCACGTTAGATATTTTATATCCCAGAGTATCAAAAGTGAAAGCGTTAACAAAGTTGAAGCATGTCATCGTAACGGGAATAAAGGACTATCTCCCGTTCCCTAAAAATATGCTTTATCCTTTTGTTCAGAAAAAACAGTACGGAATTGTGGTGAAGGTGGAGCATAGTGGACAAAATCACTTGTTTACCGAAATTATTAAACAATCAGACGCACAAACCATTGATGTACCTATTGATCCGAAGGAAGACCTTGCGTTGTTGCAATATACAGGCGGTACCACCGGATTTCCGAAAGGCGTTATGTTGACACATATGAATCTTGTTTCTAACACAATGATGAGCGTGAAATGGATGTATCGATGCAAACGTGCGCAAGAAAAGGTGATTGGTATTCTGCCGTTCTTCCATGTGTACGGCATGACAGCGGTGATGAACCTTTCTATCATGCAGGCATTTGAAATGGTCCTTTTACCAAAGTTCGACCCTGAAACCACTTTGAAAGCCATTCAAAAGGAAAAGCCAACCTTATTTCCTGGGGCACCGACCATCTATATTGCCCTTTTAAATCATCCTGATATTAAAAAGTATGATTTATCTTCCATAGATTCTTGTATCAGTGGATCCGCTGCACTTCCTGTTGAGGTGCAAGAGCAGTTTGAACGTGTAACAGGAGGAAAACTGGTGGAAGGCTATGGACTCTCAGAAGCCTCTCCTGTGACACATGCCAATTTCCTTTGGGATGAAAGGGTATCAGGAAGTATCGGGATACCTTGGCCAAATACTGAATCCGTCATTCTTTCCATGGAAAATGGAGAACTGGCTCCGACCGGTGAAATAGGAGAAATTGCTGTAAGAGGCCCACAAATCATGAAAGGGTACTGGAACCGAAAAGAAGAGACCGAAGCTGTCTTAAAAGATGGCTGGCTTCTAACCGGAGATTTAGGTTATATGGATGAGCGCGGTTATTTCTATGTGGTGGATCGTAAAAAAGATATGATTATTGCCGGCGGGTTCAATATCTACCCTCGAGAAATCGAAGAAGTACTCTATGAACATGAAGAAATTCAGGAAGTAGTAGTCGCAGGAATTCCAGATGCCTATCGCGGTGAAACCGTTAAAGCCTATATCGTGAAAAAGTCTGGATCCAAGCTGACAGAAGAAGAATTGGACCAATATACGCGTAAACATCTTGCTGCCTACAAAGTGCCAAGATACTATGAATTCAGAGATGAACTGCCAAAAACCGCTGTTGGAAAAATCCTCAGAAGAGCATTGGTGGAAGAAGAAAAGCAAAAAATCGCAAAGTAA
- a CDS encoding cation:proton antiporter: protein MHGGTPILLSIGVILLVLFVMGYVGGKVKIPGIILYIFLGLGIGTFISENELLYTASEIGIVLLFFLLGLEFPLKKLKNMAIKVWKPGLLDVALNFGISTVICLFFGLDLLTSFLIGGVLYATSSSISAKLLESTKRLANAESEYILAILIFEDIVAPVIVAVLIGLASDTGITGTDFIMLLGKILLLTVGAMVIGRFGFTRLEKFFERLVGSDIFIILTVGIALSYAGLALLLGLSEVLGAFLAGIMLAETKRSGDIEQVTLPVRDLLLPIFFMHFGTTIDLGEGVPYVGLLLTLIGWALLGKIFVGMLGGRWYGLTKRVALRAGFSLTPRGEFSVVIASIATGATKVFSSVFILASAILGILIFILAPKLTNLFYEKKRIKKNIKLKVPG from the coding sequence ATGCATGGAGGTACTCCAATACTTTTAAGCATAGGAGTCATACTACTCGTTCTATTTGTTATGGGGTATGTCGGAGGAAAAGTGAAAATTCCTGGCATCATACTATATATATTTTTAGGACTAGGCATCGGAACATTCATCTCAGAAAACGAATTATTGTATACTGCTAGTGAAATAGGAATTGTTTTATTGTTTTTTTTACTAGGTTTAGAATTTCCCCTAAAAAAATTAAAGAATATGGCAATCAAGGTTTGGAAACCTGGTTTATTGGATGTAGCTTTAAACTTTGGAATATCTACTGTCATTTGTCTATTCTTTGGACTGGATCTACTGACCTCCTTTTTAATAGGCGGGGTCCTTTATGCTACAAGCTCCTCAATTTCTGCCAAACTGTTGGAAAGTACGAAACGGTTGGCAAATGCAGAGTCAGAATATATCCTCGCGATCCTCATCTTTGAAGATATTGTCGCACCAGTCATTGTTGCAGTCTTAATTGGATTAGCTTCGGACACTGGAATAACAGGGACTGATTTTATTATGCTTTTGGGTAAAATCTTGTTGCTTACTGTTGGGGCAATGGTCATCGGTCGTTTCGGTTTCACTCGCTTGGAGAAATTCTTTGAGCGGTTGGTTGGAAGTGATATCTTCATCATTCTAACAGTCGGGATTGCCCTTAGTTATGCAGGGCTAGCGTTGTTATTGGGGTTGTCAGAAGTATTAGGAGCATTCTTGGCAGGTATCATGCTTGCCGAAACGAAGCGCTCAGGAGATATAGAGCAGGTTACCTTGCCGGTGAGAGATTTGCTATTGCCTATATTTTTTATGCATTTCGGGACGACGATCGACCTTGGAGAAGGAGTGCCGTATGTAGGATTATTGCTAACATTGATTGGATGGGCTTTGCTTGGAAAGATTTTCGTCGGAATGCTTGGTGGAAGATGGTACGGGCTCACAAAACGGGTTGCTTTGAGAGCTGGATTTTCCTTAACCCCTAGAGGAGAATTTTCCGTTGTCATTGCATCTATTGCCACTGGAGCGACCAAGGTTTTTAGCAGTGTGTTTATCCTGGCCTCAGCGATACTGGGGATTTTGATTTTTATTTTAGCGCCAAAATTGACGAATCTATTTTATGAAAAGAAAAGAATAAAAAAGAACATAAAGCTGAAAGTTCCTGGGTAA
- a CDS encoding cation:proton antiporter regulatory subunit — protein MQFKTTELPGIGKKLSFVTAEGNMVVLVVHHSGKREMYFFEDPDQDEADFSISLTSDETRELGAQLLGAIYQPVDMDKMKIFKKQIIIEWIEVKKASSLIGKSIGESKIRTKTGASIIGIVKGEDNIAVPDVDVKLHEADVLMVCGKQAQIEKLTKLCEGGTAT, from the coding sequence ATGCAGTTTAAAACTACGGAACTACCGGGGATTGGGAAGAAGCTATCATTTGTTACGGCTGAAGGAAATATGGTGGTTTTGGTTGTTCACCATTCCGGAAAACGAGAGATGTATTTTTTTGAAGACCCAGATCAAGATGAAGCGGATTTCTCGATTTCCTTGACCTCAGACGAAACAAGGGAACTTGGGGCCCAGCTGCTGGGTGCTATCTATCAACCTGTGGATATGGATAAAATGAAAATATTTAAGAAACAAATCATCATAGAGTGGATTGAAGTGAAAAAAGCTTCCTCCTTAATTGGAAAATCCATCGGAGAATCGAAAATAAGAACCAAAACAGGTGCATCCATAATCGGTATTGTAAAGGGAGAAGATAACATCGCTGTACCGGACGTCGATGTAAAGCTTCATGAAGCGGATGTTCTGATGGTTTGTGGCAAACAAGCGCAAATTGAAAAGCTCACCAAGCTTTGCGAGGGAGGGACTGCTACCTGA
- a CDS encoding DUF350 domain-containing protein, translated as MSAFWENDLVRTAANFSVVVLCLVLFLAIFELVTKYKNMEEIKKGNFAVAMATGGKILGIANIFRYSISDHDSLLTMIGWGAAGFVLLLFAYFIFEFLTPSFNIDEEIRKGNWAVGFISFVISVGLSFIIGASIG; from the coding sequence ATGTCTGCTTTTTGGGAAAATGACTTAGTCAGAACGGCTGCCAATTTTAGTGTGGTGGTTCTATGTCTTGTATTGTTTCTGGCTATTTTTGAACTGGTGACAAAATATAAAAACATGGAAGAAATTAAAAAAGGTAATTTTGCAGTTGCAATGGCAACAGGCGGTAAAATACTGGGTATCGCTAACATTTTTAGGTATTCTATAAGCGATCATGATTCGTTGTTGACGATGATCGGCTGGGGAGCGGCCGGGTTTGTCTTGTTGTTGTTTGCTTATTTTATCTTTGAGTTTTTAACGCCAAGCTTTAACATTGATGAGGAAATACGAAAGGGAAATTGGGCTGTTGGGTTTATTTCCTTTGTCATTTCTGTCGGGTTATCGTTTATTATCGGGGCAAGTATTGGATAA
- a CDS encoding endonuclease MutS2, with translation MQPRVLKVLEFNKVKDKLATFSASSLGKEKVSQLTPATNYDEVVKRQLQTDEAATVLRLKGEVPLGGITDIRAHVKRAEIGGTLNTHELLDIAGTIYAARKLDRFVESVVEEDISIPILKEYMEQLIIYPELERNIKNCIDEYGEVLDGASDKLRGIRQQLRSTESRVREKLESMIRSSNAQKMLSDAIVTIRNERYVIPVKQEYRGSYGGIVHDQSSSGATLFIEPQQVVDLNNVLQEAKVKEKLEIDRILAELSAEVAEVARDLLGNVHILAEIDFMFAKAKYGKHIRGTKPEINNEKYIRLVQARHPLINEDEVVPNTIELGKDYTSIVITGPNTGGKTVTLKTLGLLTIMAQSGLHVPAQDGSEVGVFNAVYADIGDEQSIEQSLSTFSSHMVNIVDILKKVDHDSLVLFDELGAGTDPQEGAALAISILDEVYQRGACVIATTHYPELKAYGYNREGVVNASVEFDVDTLSPTYRLLIGVPGRSNAFEISKRLGLGMEVIDRAKGFVSEDSNKVENMIASLEASQKRAEEEWKEAEKIRKTSQQLHEDLEQQMQELNEQRDKLYEKAAAKAEKMVEDAKEEAEKVIRELRKMRMEQHANVKEHELIDAKKRLEGAVPTVKKSAATKKQEVSNQTLEPGDEVKVMSLNQKGHLVQKTGDKEWQVQIGIMKMKVKTKDIQYVSRPKPVETKPLATIKGKDYHVSIELDLRGERFENALMRVEKYLDDAILAGYHRVSIIHGKGTGALRVGVQNYLKNHRSVKNYRFGEASEGGTGVTVVELK, from the coding sequence GTGCAACCGAGGGTTTTAAAGGTATTGGAATTTAATAAAGTAAAAGATAAATTGGCTACTTTTTCCGCCTCCTCATTAGGAAAAGAAAAAGTGTCCCAACTGACACCTGCCACCAATTATGATGAGGTGGTAAAGAGACAGCTGCAAACAGATGAGGCAGCAACTGTTCTCCGATTAAAAGGGGAAGTTCCGCTTGGAGGAATCACCGATATCCGTGCACATGTGAAACGCGCTGAAATAGGCGGGACATTGAACACCCATGAACTATTGGATATCGCGGGTACTATCTATGCGGCAAGAAAGCTGGACCGATTTGTGGAATCTGTAGTAGAAGAAGATATATCCATTCCTATTTTAAAAGAATATATGGAACAGTTAATCATCTATCCTGAACTTGAACGCAATATCAAAAACTGTATAGACGAATACGGGGAAGTTCTCGACGGGGCTAGTGATAAACTGCGAGGAATACGTCAGCAATTAAGGTCGACTGAATCCAGGGTGCGAGAGAAATTAGAGAGCATGATTCGTTCTTCCAACGCCCAAAAAATGTTGTCAGATGCAATCGTCACCATTCGTAACGAGCGATATGTGATACCGGTGAAACAAGAATATCGCGGCTCTTATGGCGGAATTGTTCATGATCAATCTTCATCTGGTGCGACTTTGTTCATCGAGCCCCAGCAGGTGGTAGACCTTAACAATGTCCTTCAAGAAGCGAAAGTAAAAGAGAAGCTAGAAATAGATCGTATACTTGCCGAACTTTCAGCCGAAGTGGCAGAAGTTGCCCGCGATCTTCTTGGAAATGTTCATATTTTGGCGGAAATAGATTTTATGTTTGCTAAGGCTAAGTATGGAAAGCATATTCGCGGAACAAAGCCTGAAATCAATAACGAAAAATATATCAGGCTTGTTCAGGCAAGACACCCTCTGATCAATGAGGATGAGGTGGTCCCGAACACAATTGAGCTCGGAAAAGACTATACCTCGATCGTTATAACCGGTCCAAATACAGGTGGTAAGACGGTAACGTTGAAAACACTTGGTCTGTTAACGATTATGGCGCAATCCGGGTTGCATGTACCTGCTCAAGACGGATCGGAAGTGGGAGTGTTCAACGCAGTTTATGCAGACATCGGTGATGAGCAATCTATCGAACAAAGTTTAAGTACATTTTCTTCCCACATGGTTAATATTGTGGATATCCTTAAAAAGGTCGATCATGACAGCCTTGTTCTTTTTGATGAGCTTGGAGCAGGAACAGACCCTCAAGAGGGGGCAGCACTTGCTATTTCCATCTTGGATGAAGTCTATCAACGTGGTGCCTGTGTTATTGCGACCACCCATTACCCTGAACTGAAAGCCTATGGGTATAACAGGGAAGGGGTAGTAAACGCAAGTGTCGAATTTGATGTGGATACATTAAGTCCTACGTATCGTTTGCTTATTGGGGTACCTGGCAGAAGTAATGCTTTTGAGATTTCTAAACGTCTAGGATTGGGCATGGAAGTCATTGACCGGGCTAAAGGCTTTGTCAGTGAGGATAGCAACAAAGTGGAAAATATGATCGCTTCTTTGGAAGCTTCCCAAAAACGAGCGGAAGAAGAATGGAAAGAGGCAGAAAAAATAAGAAAAACATCACAACAGCTGCATGAAGACCTTGAACAGCAAATGCAGGAGCTTAACGAACAGCGAGATAAGCTGTACGAAAAAGCAGCCGCAAAAGCAGAGAAGATGGTGGAGGATGCAAAAGAAGAAGCGGAAAAAGTCATCCGCGAATTGCGTAAAATGCGCATGGAGCAGCACGCCAATGTAAAAGAGCATGAGTTAATTGATGCGAAAAAACGATTGGAAGGCGCTGTGCCTACCGTTAAAAAATCTGCTGCTACGAAAAAACAGGAAGTTAGCAACCAAACACTTGAGCCAGGTGACGAAGTGAAGGTTATGAGTCTAAATCAAAAAGGGCATCTCGTGCAAAAAACGGGAGATAAAGAATGGCAAGTTCAAATCGGCATCATGAAAATGAAAGTAAAAACAAAGGACATTCAATATGTGAGCAGGCCAAAGCCGGTGGAAACAAAGCCACTCGCAACCATTAAAGGAAAAGACTATCATGTAAGCATAGAGCTTGACCTTCGTGGTGAACGTTTTGAAAATGCACTGATGAGAGTGGAGAAATACTTAGACGACGCCATTTTAGCAGGCTATCACCGAGTTTCTATCATTCATGGTAAAGGAACAGGAGCATTGCGTGTCGGGGTGCAGAATTACCTGAAGAACCATCGTTCGGTCAAAAACTATCGATTTGGTGAGGCGTCTGAAGGTGGCACTGGTGTTACCGTCGTCGAACTGAAATAA
- the polX gene encoding DNA polymerase/3'-5' exonuclease PolX produces MNKKQIVKWLETIATYMELKGENGFKVSAFRKAALALENDERSLSQIEDFTKLSGIGKGTAAVIQEILETGKSSVLEELQQEVPEGLIPLLKLPGLGGKKIAKLYQELNVVDMTSLKEACEAEKVQALAGFGKKTEEKILAAIEEVGKRPDRLPISFMTPIAEQIEEFLATVDGIEEYSRAGSLRRYRETIKDLDFIISTTEPTKVREQLVKMDRVTEIIANGDTKVSIILKYDYDVSVDFRMVEPLSFPTTLHHFTGSKDHNVRMRQLAKDRGEKISEYGVENVETGEMQHFKTEEAFFRHFNLPFIPPEIREDGTEVDYALEHGEIPLVSLDDIRGDLHMHSTYSDGAYTIEEMIEANRAKGYKYMAITDHSQYLKVANGLTPERLRQQKEEIKKLNEKYDDITILSGVEMDILPDGSLDYDDELMEEMDIVIASIHSSFSQKREVIMDRLRKALENNHVDIIAHPTGRLIGRREGYDVDVEMLIQLAKETDTALELNANPNRLDLASHYVRLAQDAGVKLVINTDAHSIDMLDHMEVGVAAARKGWIKKDNVINTWSLDELKKFLTRHHT; encoded by the coding sequence GTGAATAAAAAACAAATCGTGAAATGGCTTGAAACGATTGCGACATATATGGAATTGAAGGGCGAGAACGGCTTTAAAGTTTCGGCGTTCCGTAAAGCGGCGCTGGCTCTTGAAAATGATGAGAGAAGTTTAAGTCAAATAGAGGATTTTACTAAGTTAAGCGGGATTGGAAAAGGAACGGCTGCTGTCATCCAGGAAATCTTGGAAACAGGGAAATCATCCGTTTTAGAGGAGCTTCAACAAGAGGTTCCAGAAGGATTGATTCCTCTATTAAAATTGCCTGGACTTGGCGGCAAAAAAATAGCGAAACTTTATCAAGAGCTAAACGTAGTAGATATGACAAGCTTGAAAGAAGCTTGTGAAGCAGAAAAAGTGCAGGCGCTTGCCGGATTTGGAAAAAAGACAGAAGAGAAAATCCTTGCTGCAATCGAGGAAGTGGGAAAACGTCCAGATCGTTTGCCTATTTCTTTTATGACGCCAATTGCAGAGCAGATAGAAGAATTCCTTGCAACCGTGGATGGTATTGAAGAATACTCCCGTGCAGGAAGCTTACGCAGATACAGGGAAACAATTAAAGATTTGGACTTTATCATTTCCACAACAGAACCTACAAAAGTAAGAGAGCAGCTTGTGAAAATGGACAGGGTGACAGAAATTATTGCAAATGGTGATACGAAAGTATCCATCATTTTAAAATATGATTATGATGTTTCGGTTGATTTCCGCATGGTGGAGCCATTAAGTTTTCCGACAACACTTCATCATTTTACCGGCTCGAAGGATCATAATGTCCGTATGCGCCAGCTTGCTAAAGACCGCGGAGAAAAAATTAGTGAGTACGGTGTGGAAAATGTAGAAACGGGTGAAATGCAGCATTTCAAAACGGAAGAAGCTTTTTTCCGTCATTTTAATCTGCCATTCATTCCGCCCGAAATAAGAGAAGATGGTACAGAAGTGGATTATGCATTGGAGCATGGAGAGATACCATTGGTGTCACTGGATGACATACGAGGAGATCTTCATATGCACTCCACCTACAGTGATGGTGCTTACACAATTGAAGAGATGATAGAAGCAAACCGTGCAAAAGGGTATAAATATATGGCGATAACGGATCATTCTCAATATCTGAAAGTAGCAAATGGGTTGACGCCAGAACGTCTTAGACAGCAAAAGGAAGAAATTAAGAAGCTTAATGAAAAGTATGATGATATCACGATTCTTTCCGGTGTGGAAATGGACATTCTCCCAGACGGCTCTCTTGATTATGATGACGAGTTAATGGAGGAAATGGATATTGTCATCGCATCGATTCATTCAAGCTTTTCACAAAAAAGGGAAGTTATCATGGACCGCTTGAGAAAAGCGTTGGAAAATAATCATGTAGACATTATCGCACATCCAACAGGACGCCTGATTGGACGCAGGGAAGGGTATGATGTGGACGTGGAAATGTTGATTCAGCTGGCAAAAGAAACAGATACAGCGCTTGAGCTCAATGCCAATCCGAACCGCTTGGACCTTGCAAGCCATTATGTCCGACTTGCACAGGATGCAGGAGTGAAGCTTGTCATTAACACAGATGCCCATAGTATTGACATGCTTGATCATATGGAAGTCGGAGTGGCTGCGGCAAGAAAAGGCTGGATTAAAAAAGACAATGTGATCAATACATGGTCACTGGACGAGTTAAAGAAATTTTTAACACGACACCATACGTAA
- a CDS encoding CvpA family protein, protein MLDLIIIFLFIMGLIVGIRRGFIMQIVHLSGFIAAFVVAYMFYADLAPKLKLWVPMPSFGNAEFSMFFETISLDTAYYRAVAFAILFFGTRIAAQIIGSMLDFLSHLPILKQVNSWAGAVLGFVEVYLIVFIFLYIGALVPLEMVQSSISDSSMAKGIVENTPIFSEKLQELWSGYMASKQ, encoded by the coding sequence ATGTTAGACTTGATTATTATCTTTCTATTTATTATGGGACTGATTGTTGGGATCCGCAGAGGATTCATTATGCAGATTGTCCATCTTTCCGGCTTTATAGCAGCTTTTGTGGTTGCATATATGTTTTATGCTGATTTAGCGCCGAAATTGAAGCTTTGGGTGCCGATGCCGAGTTTTGGAAACGCAGAGTTTTCCATGTTCTTTGAGACAATCAGTCTTGATACAGCCTATTATAGAGCTGTTGCTTTTGCGATTCTTTTCTTCGGGACCAGGATTGCGGCACAAATTATCGGTTCGATGCTGGATTTCCTTTCCCACTTGCCGATATTGAAGCAGGTGAACAGCTGGGCTGGTGCGGTATTGGGATTTGTGGAAGTTTATTTGATTGTCTTTATCTTCTTATACATAGGAGCATTGGTTCCTCTGGAGATGGTGCAGTCATCCATCAGTGATTCTTCCATGGCGAAGGGTATTGTGGAAAATACGCCGATATTCTCAGAAAAGCTACAAGAGTTATGGTCTGGGTATATGGCAAGCAAGCAATAA
- the zapA gene encoding cell division protein ZapA — MGAYTLSEHKTRTTVDIYGQQYSIVGTESISHIRLVASIVDEKMREINSKNSHLDISKLAVLTAVNVVHDYIKLKDEYDMLERELKKKG, encoded by the coding sequence ATGGGGGCATACACGTTGTCAGAGCATAAAACTCGCACAACTGTCGACATATATGGACAACAATACTCGATTGTTGGTACGGAAAGTATAAGTCACATACGACTTGTTGCTTCCATTGTCGATGAAAAAATGAGAGAAATCAATAGTAAAAATTCACACTTGGACATCAGTAAACTGGCAGTTCTGACTGCAGTAAACGTTGTACATGATTATATCAAATTAAAAGACGAATACGATATGCTTGAGAGAGAATTAAAGAAAAAGGGTTGA
- the rnhC gene encoding ribonuclease HIII translates to MSYQVIQVSGTILNKIESFYKDHKIDKLPTGAVFVAKSPTCNITAYKSGKVLFQGKGAEEEANIWKGFGATDAPSKSGKKATTVSSSGNKVKSSLPAGFASLSVIGSDEVGTGDYFGPITVCAAYVKKEHMAKLKDLGVQDSKALNDEKIVRIAKAILPHVPYSLLVLHNEKYNELQQSGMSQGKIKALLHNKALQHVLDKIAPEKPDAILIDQFAESGIYYRHVAQQKNIVRENVYFHTKAEGLHLSVAAASIIARYSFLKEMDKLSELAGITIPKGAGSKVDSAAARVIEKHGEEFLNKVAKVHFANTLKAKKLVR, encoded by the coding sequence TTGTCATATCAAGTCATCCAGGTATCTGGAACTATTTTAAACAAAATTGAAAGTTTCTATAAGGATCATAAGATAGATAAACTTCCAACAGGGGCTGTTTTTGTCGCAAAATCTCCCACTTGCAATATTACGGCATACAAGTCGGGAAAAGTGTTGTTCCAAGGAAAAGGGGCCGAAGAGGAAGCGAACATTTGGAAGGGCTTCGGAGCAACCGATGCTCCATCTAAATCCGGCAAGAAGGCGACCACCGTTTCATCATCAGGAAACAAAGTGAAATCCTCCCTGCCTGCCGGCTTTGCGTCCCTTTCTGTCATCGGATCTGATGAAGTAGGGACAGGAGATTATTTTGGTCCGATTACTGTTTGTGCCGCTTATGTAAAAAAAGAGCATATGGCTAAGTTGAAAGATCTGGGTGTTCAAGATTCAAAGGCATTGAATGATGAAAAGATTGTACGAATTGCCAAAGCAATCTTGCCGCATGTTCCTTACAGCCTATTAGTTTTACATAATGAAAAATATAATGAACTGCAACAGAGTGGAATGAGTCAGGGGAAAATCAAGGCTTTGCTGCATAATAAAGCCTTGCAACATGTTTTAGATAAGATCGCTCCAGAGAAACCTGATGCCATATTGATTGACCAGTTTGCGGAATCTGGGATCTACTATCGCCATGTGGCTCAACAGAAGAATATTGTCCGTGAAAATGTTTATTTTCATACAAAAGCAGAAGGCCTTCATCTATCAGTGGCAGCTGCGTCCATCATTGCGAGGTATTCTTTCTTGAAAGAGATGGATAAGCTTAGCGAACTTGCAGGTATCACGATACCAAAAGGTGCGGGTTCAAAAGTGGATTCTGCGGCTGCAAGGGTGATTGAAAAGCATGGAGAAGAATTTTTGAACAAAGTGGCGAAAGTGCATTTTGCCAACACGTTGAAGGCAAAAAAGCTGGTCAGATAA